From the Anabas testudineus chromosome 23, fAnaTes1.2, whole genome shotgun sequence genome, one window contains:
- the itfg2 gene encoding KICSTOR complex protein ITFG2, with amino-acid sequence MRSLNYVQRVSLDFTGTLFPHAICLGDADNDSLNELVVGDTSGKLLVYKNDDSKPWITRTCVGMLTCVAIGDVCNKGKNLVVAVGAEGWFHLFDLTTPTASKSDSSSQYEFLSAEDQKPFFTQHIPANTKVILISDIDGDGRCELVVGYTDRVVRAFRWEEPSESSDLGSGQLVLLKKWLLEGQVDSLSVNPGPEGLPELMVSQPGCGYAILLCSWTQQDSNGSGEDAPATPGSEGPSRDVVLHLTTGRIHNKNVSTHLIGSISKGSKEESSKCGLFALCTLDGTLKLMDSSEQLLWSVQVDHQLFALQKLDVTGDGREEVVACAWDGQTYIIDHNRTVVRFQFDENVNAFCAGQYTCKEGKNSPCLVYVSFNHKIYIYWKVELERMESTNLLKVLEEKPEFQSHLKVLGVDVEDPAAVRTLVADILYKDSQT; translated from the exons CTCAACGAGCTGGTTGTAGGAGACACCAGTGGGAAGCTTCTTGTTTACAAAAATGATGACTCCAAACCCTGGATCACAAGAACCTGTGTGGGAATG CTGACTTGTGTGGCAATTGGAGATGTCTGCAACAAAGGAAAG aACTTGGTGGTGGCTGTGGGAGCAGAGGGCTGGTTTCATCTGTTTGACTTAACAACCCCCACTGCAAGCAAATCCGATTCCTCTAGTCAGTATGAATTTCTGTCCGCCGAAGACCAGAAGCCATTCTTCACCCAACATATTCCCGCCAACACCAAAGTCATCCTCATCAGTGATATTG ATGGTGATGGGCGTTGTGAGCTGGTGGTGGGCTACACAGACCGGGTGGTGCGAGCTTTCCGCTGGGAGGAGCCCTCTGAAAGTTCTGACCTGGGATCTGGACAACTGGTTCTGCTGAAGAAATGGCTCCTGGAGGGGCAG GTTGACAGTCTGTCAGTGAACCCAGGTCCAGAGGGATTACCAGAGCTGATGGTCTCTCAGCCAGGCTGTGGCTACGCTATACTGCTGTGTTCCTGGACACAACAAGACTCCAATGGCTCAGGAGAGGACGCCCCTGCCACTCCTGGGAG TGAGGGTCCCTCCAGAGATGTAGTTCTCCACCTGACCACGGGGCGGATACACAACAAGAACGTTTCCACTCATCTCATTGGAAGCATAAGCAAAG GCTCAAAGGAGGAATCATCTAAATGTGGACTGTTTGCTCTCTGTACTTTAGATG GTACACTGAAGTTGATGGACAGCTCAGAGCAGTTGTTGTGGTCTGTTCAGGTGGATCATCAGCTCTTTGCCCTGCAGAAGCTCGACGTcact GGTGACGgcagagaggaggtggtggcATGCGCCTGGGATGGTCAAACCTACATCATCGACCACAACAGAACAGTGGTGCGGTTCCAGTTTGACGAGAACGTCAACGCCTTCTGTGCGG GTCAGTATACATGTAAGGAGGGTAAAAACAGCCCCTGCCTGGTGTACGTCAGCTTCAATCACAAAATCTACATCTACTGGAAGGTGGAGCTGGAGCGGATGGAGTCTACTAACTTGCTGAAGGTGCTGGAGGAGAAGCCTGAGTTTCAAAGCCACCTGAAGGTGCTGGGCGTCG ATGTCGAGGACCCTGCAGCGGTGAGAACACTGGTGGCAGATATTCTCTACAAGGATTCACAGACGTAG